The Rhodopseudomonas palustris genome window below encodes:
- the treZ gene encoding malto-oligosyltrehalose trehalohydrolase, producing the protein MTGRSFGPRLTASGAEFRLWAPNAKKAEVMLDGAPHPMQRDDKGWHKTEIAGIGVGARYRFRLDGDLEVPDPGSLFQPEDIAGPSEVIDHGSYAWRAADWRGRPWAETVLLETHVGTFTPEGSFRAMIDKLDHLVATGFTALELMPLADFPGRRNWGYDGVLWYAPDSAYGRPEDLKALIDEAHLRGLMVFLDVVYNHFGPEGNYLGGYAPGFFSDSHTPWGNAINYYAPEVRAFAIENALHWLRDYRFDGLRLDAVHAIPDQGEIPMLHELSREAGKLAAETGRHIHLVLENDDNIAAVLDPVTDPPRGQYRAQWNDDYHHAWHVALSGERQGYYSDYADAPLGHLCRALGSGFAYQGEPSAHRGGTPRGEPSGKLPPLAFVNFLQNHDQIGNRALGDRLESLAKPEAIEAALAITLLAPMVPMLFMGEEWGSQAPFPFFCDFHGELAEAVRAGRRKEFAGAYEKYGDDVPDPLSEETFKSAVLDWRERDDGAGAQRLALVSRLLQLRRNMIVPRLAGARFGTAAVADDGMLTANWRLGDGSTLRLAANLTDSEREAGAAGPGVGTILWGDDWNRIIPPWAVTWRLEQS; encoded by the coding sequence ATGACCGGACGCAGCTTCGGTCCGCGTCTTACTGCGAGCGGCGCCGAATTCCGGCTGTGGGCGCCCAACGCGAAAAAGGCAGAAGTGATGCTGGACGGCGCGCCGCATCCGATGCAGCGCGACGACAAGGGCTGGCACAAAACCGAGATTGCCGGAATCGGCGTCGGCGCGCGCTATCGCTTCCGCCTCGACGGCGATCTCGAAGTCCCTGATCCAGGCTCGCTGTTTCAGCCCGAGGATATCGCCGGGCCCAGCGAAGTGATCGACCACGGCTCCTATGCCTGGCGCGCCGCCGATTGGCGCGGCCGGCCGTGGGCCGAGACGGTGCTGCTGGAGACCCATGTCGGCACCTTCACGCCGGAGGGCAGCTTCCGCGCGATGATCGACAAGCTCGATCATCTGGTGGCGACCGGATTCACCGCGCTGGAATTGATGCCGCTGGCGGATTTCCCGGGGCGGCGCAATTGGGGCTACGACGGCGTGCTGTGGTACGCACCCGACAGCGCCTATGGACGCCCCGAGGATCTGAAAGCGCTGATCGACGAAGCGCATCTGCGCGGGCTGATGGTGTTTCTCGACGTCGTCTACAACCATTTCGGACCGGAAGGGAATTACCTCGGCGGCTATGCTCCGGGGTTCTTCTCGGATTCGCATACGCCCTGGGGCAACGCGATCAACTACTATGCTCCCGAAGTCCGCGCGTTCGCGATCGAGAACGCGCTGCATTGGCTGCGCGACTATAGGTTCGACGGGCTGCGGCTCGACGCCGTGCATGCGATCCCGGATCAGGGCGAGATCCCGATGCTGCACGAATTGTCCCGCGAGGCCGGCAAGCTCGCGGCCGAGACCGGCCGGCATATCCATCTGGTGCTGGAGAACGACGACAATATCGCCGCGGTGCTTGATCCGGTCACCGATCCACCGCGCGGGCAGTATCGGGCGCAGTGGAACGACGATTATCACCACGCCTGGCATGTCGCGCTGAGCGGCGAGCGCCAGGGCTACTACTCCGATTATGCCGATGCGCCGCTCGGGCATCTGTGCCGCGCGCTCGGCTCCGGCTTTGCGTATCAGGGCGAACCTTCAGCGCATCGCGGCGGCACGCCGCGCGGTGAGCCGAGCGGCAAATTGCCGCCGCTGGCCTTCGTCAACTTCCTGCAGAACCACGACCAGATCGGCAATCGCGCGCTCGGCGATCGGCTGGAGAGCCTCGCCAAGCCCGAAGCGATCGAAGCGGCGCTGGCGATCACGCTGCTGGCACCGATGGTGCCGATGCTGTTCATGGGTGAGGAATGGGGATCGCAGGCACCATTCCCGTTCTTCTGCGATTTCCACGGCGAACTCGCCGAAGCGGTCCGTGCCGGCCGCCGCAAGGAGTTCGCCGGCGCCTACGAGAAGTACGGCGACGACGTCCCCGATCCGCTGAGCGAGGAGACGTTCAAGAGCGCCGTGCTCGATTGGCGCGAGCGCGACGACGGCGCCGGCGCGCAGCGGCTGGCGCTGGTGTCGCGGCTGCTGCAGCTTCGCCGCAACATGATCGTGCCGCGGCTCGCCGGCGCACGGTTCGGCACAGCGGCGGTTGCCGATGATGGAATGCTGACCGCAAACTGGCGGCTCGGCGATGGGTCGACGTTGCGGCTTGCGGCAAATCTGACGGACAGCGAGCGCGAAGCCGGCGCCGCTGGCCCAGGCGTTGGAACGATTCTGTGGGGCGACGATTGGAACCGGATCATTCCGCCGTGGGCGGTGACCTGGCGCCTCGAGCAATCCTAA
- the glgX gene encoding glycogen debranching protein GlgX yields MRLTAGTDSRLGATWDGRGTNFALFSANAHKVELCLFDAQGRRELERIELPERTEDVWHGYLNDVSPGQLYGYRVHGPYDPDRGHRFNAHKLLLDPYAKRLNGRLVWSEAHFAYRTGSPREDLSFDRRDSARGMPKAVVVDETVGSGRRETRPGVRWEDTIVYEAHVKGLTQQREDVPPGLRGTFGGLACPSMIAHFKRLGVTTIELLPVHGFVDDRILVEKKLVNYWGYNTISFFAPEVRYAPDKDNPLDSFRTTVARLHDAGIEVLLDVVYNHTAEGNHLGPTLSFRGIDNASYYWLKPDNPRYYDDFTGCGNSMNLTHPRVLQMVMDSLRYWVEVCHVDGFRFDLATTLARGPNGFDRNSGFFTAIRQDPILAGVKLVAEPWDLGMGGYQVGAFPSQWSEWNDRYRSVMRRYWSGEGSLIGEVSRRMTGSSDMFNHDGRMPRASINHVTVHDGFTLADLFSYEHKHNIANGEDNRDGSNDNHSNNCGIEGPTDDPKILGMRRQLRKNQLACLFLAQGVPLLLAGDEVGNSQSGNNNAYCQDNEIGWVGWDGANTEDDMVEFVGLMTDIRRRFPQLRSRRWLDGRRADGSYGVLWLTPSAAEMTEQDWAFPDGRFLAYMLSPSEPGGDAILIVLNSGVETIDFHLPKTSDYPVWHQLFDTTKDTVQVAPLKCGSASAAPPRSVLAFAGTIA; encoded by the coding sequence ATGCGCCTCACCGCCGGAACCGACTCCCGTCTCGGAGCGACCTGGGACGGGCGCGGCACCAACTTCGCGCTGTTCTCCGCCAATGCCCACAAGGTTGAGCTCTGCCTGTTCGATGCCCAGGGCCGCCGCGAACTGGAACGGATCGAACTGCCGGAACGCACCGAGGACGTCTGGCACGGCTACCTCAACGACGTCTCGCCCGGCCAGCTCTACGGCTATCGGGTGCATGGTCCCTACGATCCCGATCGCGGCCACCGCTTCAACGCCCATAAGCTGCTGCTCGACCCCTACGCCAAGCGGCTGAACGGCCGATTGGTGTGGAGCGAGGCGCACTTCGCCTATCGCACCGGTTCGCCCCGCGAGGACCTGTCGTTCGACCGCCGCGACAGCGCGCGCGGCATGCCAAAGGCGGTGGTGGTCGACGAGACCGTCGGCAGCGGCCGGCGCGAGACCCGGCCCGGCGTGCGCTGGGAAGACACCATCGTGTACGAAGCTCACGTCAAAGGCCTGACCCAGCAGCGCGAAGATGTGCCGCCCGGGCTGCGCGGCACATTCGGCGGCCTCGCCTGCCCGTCGATGATCGCGCATTTCAAACGGCTGGGCGTCACCACAATTGAACTTTTGCCAGTTCACGGCTTTGTCGATGACCGCATCCTGGTCGAGAAGAAGCTGGTGAATTACTGGGGCTACAACACGATCTCGTTCTTCGCGCCCGAGGTCCGCTACGCGCCGGACAAGGACAATCCGCTGGACTCGTTCCGCACCACCGTGGCGCGGCTGCACGATGCCGGGATCGAGGTGCTGCTCGACGTCGTCTACAACCACACCGCCGAGGGCAATCATCTCGGTCCGACGCTGTCGTTTCGCGGCATCGACAATGCCTCATACTACTGGCTGAAGCCGGACAATCCGCGCTACTACGACGACTTCACCGGCTGCGGCAATTCGATGAACCTGACCCATCCGCGGGTGCTGCAGATGGTGATGGACAGCCTGCGCTACTGGGTCGAAGTCTGCCATGTCGACGGCTTCCGGTTCGATCTTGCCACCACGCTGGCGCGCGGCCCGAACGGCTTCGATCGCAACTCCGGCTTCTTCACCGCGATCCGCCAGGATCCGATCCTCGCAGGCGTCAAGCTGGTCGCCGAGCCGTGGGATCTGGGCATGGGCGGCTATCAGGTCGGGGCGTTTCCGTCGCAATGGTCGGAGTGGAATGACCGCTATCGCAGCGTGATGCGGCGCTACTGGAGCGGCGAAGGCAGCCTGATCGGCGAAGTCTCGCGGCGGATGACCGGCTCGTCCGACATGTTCAACCACGATGGCCGGATGCCGCGCGCCAGCATCAACCACGTCACCGTGCACGACGGCTTCACGCTCGCCGACCTGTTCAGCTACGAGCACAAGCACAACATTGCCAACGGCGAAGACAATCGCGACGGCTCCAACGACAATCACAGCAACAACTGCGGCATCGAAGGTCCGACCGACGATCCGAAGATTCTCGGGATGCGTCGCCAGCTCCGCAAGAACCAGCTCGCCTGTCTGTTCCTGGCGCAGGGCGTGCCGCTGCTGCTCGCCGGCGACGAGGTCGGCAATTCGCAGTCCGGCAACAACAACGCCTATTGCCAGGACAACGAAATCGGCTGGGTCGGCTGGGACGGCGCCAATACCGAAGACGACATGGTGGAGTTCGTCGGACTGATGACCGACATCCGCCGCCGCTTCCCGCAGCTGCGCTCGCGGCGCTGGCTCGACGGTCGCCGCGCGGACGGCTCTTACGGCGTGTTGTGGCTGACGCCGTCGGCCGCCGAGATGACCGAGCAGGACTGGGCGTTTCCCGACGGCCGCTTCCTCGCCTACATGCTGAGCCCGAGCGAGCCCGGCGGCGATGCGATTCTCATCGTGCTGAATTCCGGCGTCGAGACGATCGATTTCCACCTGCCGAAGACCAGCGACTATCCGGTCTGGCACCAGCTGTTCGACACCACCAAGGACACCGTGCAGGTCGCGCCGCTGAAGTGCGGCAGTGCGAGTGCGGCGCCGCCCCGCTCGGTGCTGGCCTTCGCCGGGACGATCGCATGA
- the treY gene encoding malto-oligosyltrehalose synthase — protein sequence MPPVIPTATYRLQLTADFGFDHAAAIVPYLKRLGISHLYASPFMKARKGSTHGYDIVDHTQLNPELGGEEGFARLSAVLKQHDIGLILDFVPNHVGVHYADNPWWLDVLEWGPASPHAASFDIDWEMLPFRARGGVLLPIIGSSYGKALEGGEIELRYDPADGSFSAWYYEHRLPIAPQRYSEILRTIVREADAAETDAGRAILELAARYTGLRRPTRKEAPEFKAALQTISGAADVIARGLDAYRAGEGRTQQIQTLHNLLERQHYKLGHWQLASSEINYRRFFDVNTLAGLRVEDAGTFEAIHSRVKKLLADGQLQGLRLDHIDGLRDPAQYFQRLRRLAREAQGANAPPLYTVIEKILGEGEALHRFAGVHGTTGYEWLNVITRVLLDGNGLKPLDETWRQASNLSPAFDPVLKAAKRRVLETLLLSEFTVLTRLLARIASGHYSTRDFSADNLRQAFELYVLHFPVYRTYLTGNSPTQLDRRLIEDTIAKARADWFGADDGIFEFLKDVLTMDLVKPGRAPHSKPRVRRFALKVQQFTGPTMAKSLEDTAFYRYHRLLALNEVGGDPAAPEMPTAAFHAAMQSRAQDWPHGMTATMTHDAKRGEDARARLSSLAEIPGEWASAVGKWKLLNAPHLVVDGEMRAPSPAFEYMLYQALLGAWPLTPDPDFADRFQGFALKAAREGKQETNWLNPNLAYEEGVRTFIDRILDPTLSGAFLESVETLHRRLSLLGALNGLGQVTLKAMMPGVPDFYQGTEFWDFSLVDPDNRRPVDFDARSAALESLHDQPDWETLTANWSDGRVKLAWTHQLLRLRRDHAELFADGDYRPLAVKGVHRDRIVAFARTRGSDAVIVVVAKGLAPLSDDGRHWPTADAYDGTIDTKGYAVETGDGENASGELQLRDLFRHLPVAVHRARLIGTKRVRRG from the coding sequence ATGCCTCCTGTCATTCCGACTGCCACCTACCGTTTGCAACTCACCGCCGATTTCGGTTTCGACCACGCCGCCGCAATCGTCCCCTACCTGAAGCGTCTCGGGATTTCGCATCTCTACGCGTCGCCGTTCATGAAGGCGCGCAAGGGCTCGACCCACGGCTACGACATCGTCGATCACACCCAACTCAATCCCGAGCTCGGCGGCGAAGAAGGCTTCGCCCGGCTCAGCGCCGTGCTGAAGCAGCATGACATCGGTTTGATCCTCGACTTCGTCCCCAACCATGTCGGCGTGCACTACGCCGACAACCCGTGGTGGCTCGACGTCCTGGAATGGGGCCCGGCCTCGCCGCATGCGGCGTCGTTCGACATCGATTGGGAGATGCTGCCGTTCCGCGCCCGCGGCGGCGTGCTGCTGCCGATCATCGGCTCGTCCTACGGCAAAGCGCTGGAAGGCGGCGAGATCGAGCTGCGCTACGACCCTGCCGACGGCAGCTTCTCGGCCTGGTACTACGAACACCGGCTGCCGATCGCGCCGCAGCGCTACAGCGAGATCCTGCGCACCATCGTGCGCGAGGCGGACGCCGCCGAGACCGACGCCGGCCGCGCGATCCTGGAGCTTGCCGCGCGCTACACCGGATTGCGCCGTCCGACGCGCAAGGAAGCCCCCGAATTCAAGGCGGCGCTGCAGACGATCTCCGGCGCTGCGGACGTGATCGCGCGCGGGCTCGACGCCTACCGCGCCGGCGAAGGCCGCACCCAGCAGATCCAGACGCTGCACAACCTTCTGGAGCGCCAGCACTACAAGCTCGGTCATTGGCAGCTGGCGTCGAGCGAGATCAACTACCGCCGGTTCTTCGACGTCAACACCCTCGCCGGCTTGCGGGTCGAAGACGCCGGCACCTTCGAGGCGATCCACAGCCGGGTGAAGAAGCTGCTGGCCGACGGCCAGCTGCAGGGCCTGCGGCTCGATCACATCGACGGCCTGCGCGACCCGGCGCAGTACTTCCAGCGGCTGCGTCGGCTGGCCCGCGAGGCGCAAGGCGCTAACGCTCCGCCGCTTTACACGGTGATCGAGAAGATCCTCGGCGAAGGCGAGGCGCTGCATCGGTTCGCCGGCGTCCACGGCACTACCGGCTATGAATGGCTCAACGTCATCACCCGCGTGCTGCTCGACGGCAATGGCCTGAAGCCGCTCGACGAGACCTGGCGCCAGGCCAGCAATCTGTCGCCGGCATTCGATCCGGTGCTCAAGGCCGCCAAGCGCCGCGTGCTGGAGACGTTGCTGCTGAGCGAGTTCACTGTGCTCACCAGGCTGCTGGCGCGGATCGCATCGGGGCACTACTCGACCCGCGATTTTTCCGCCGACAATCTGCGACAGGCGTTCGAGCTCTACGTGCTGCACTTCCCGGTGTATCGCACCTATCTGACCGGCAACAGCCCGACCCAGCTCGACCGCCGGCTGATCGAAGACACCATCGCCAAGGCGCGGGCCGACTGGTTCGGCGCCGACGACGGCATCTTCGAATTCCTCAAAGACGTGCTGACGATGGACCTGGTGAAGCCGGGCCGCGCGCCACACTCCAAGCCGCGGGTGCGCCGCTTCGCCCTCAAGGTGCAGCAGTTCACCGGGCCGACGATGGCGAAGTCGCTCGAGGACACCGCGTTCTATCGCTATCACCGGCTGCTGGCGCTGAACGAGGTCGGCGGCGATCCGGCCGCGCCGGAGATGCCGACCGCCGCATTCCACGCCGCAATGCAGAGCCGCGCCCAGGATTGGCCGCACGGCATGACCGCGACGATGACGCACGACGCCAAGCGCGGCGAAGACGCGCGCGCGCGGCTGTCGTCGCTCGCCGAAATCCCCGGCGAATGGGCCAGCGCCGTCGGCAAATGGAAGCTGCTCAACGCGCCGCATCTCGTCGTCGACGGCGAGATGCGCGCCCCCTCGCCCGCGTTCGAATACATGCTGTATCAGGCGTTGCTCGGCGCCTGGCCGCTGACGCCCGATCCGGATTTCGCCGATCGCTTCCAGGGCTTCGCGCTGAAGGCTGCTCGCGAGGGCAAGCAGGAAACCAACTGGCTCAATCCGAACCTCGCTTACGAAGAAGGCGTGCGCACCTTCATCGACCGCATCCTCGATCCGACACTGTCGGGTGCGTTCCTGGAGTCGGTCGAGACGCTGCACCGCCGGCTGTCGCTGCTCGGTGCGCTCAATGGGCTCGGTCAGGTGACGCTGAAGGCGATGATGCCCGGCGTGCCGGATTTCTATCAGGGCACCGAGTTCTGGGATTTCTCGTTGGTCGATCCCGACAACCGCCGTCCGGTGGATTTCGACGCGCGTTCCGCAGCGCTGGAGTCATTGCACGACCAGCCCGACTGGGAAACGCTGACCGCGAATTGGAGCGACGGCCGCGTCAAGCTGGCCTGGACGCATCAGTTACTGCGGCTCCGGCGCGACCACGCCGAGCTGTTCGCCGATGGCGACTACCGGCCGCTCGCTGTCAAAGGCGTCCACCGCGACCGCATCGTCGCATTCGCCCGCACCCGCGGCAGCGACGCAGTGATCGTCGTCG